In uncultured Draconibacterium sp., one genomic interval encodes:
- a CDS encoding glycosyltransferase family A protein encodes MQTLPLISIIIPCFNQGKYLTECLVSVHSQRYKNYEIVVVNDGSTDAHTNKTISEISHPRIQVLQSRNQGVSAARNLGIKNSTGKYILPLDADDKIGVNFIQQAVELLEKNEDVKVVNCKVGLFGTKNGILPVETYSLEKLLARNFIVVSAIFRRSDFEQTEGYNPNMREGFEDWDFWIALLKDGGAVHTLNDLGFFYRIKRNSRNASVISRREHYRKLRHQIYLNHQDIYSKHLLDPQESFEYELITQSREYKLGTLLLKPIRTLYRLFH; translated from the coding sequence ATGCAGACTTTACCATTAATTTCAATTATTATTCCTTGTTTCAATCAGGGTAAATACCTGACTGAGTGCCTCGTGAGTGTTCATTCACAGCGCTACAAAAATTACGAGATTGTTGTGGTTAATGATGGCAGTACCGACGCGCATACCAACAAAACAATAAGTGAGATTTCGCACCCCAGAATACAAGTACTGCAGTCGAGAAATCAGGGCGTTTCTGCTGCCCGCAACCTGGGAATTAAAAATTCGACCGGAAAATACATTTTACCTTTGGATGCAGATGATAAAATTGGTGTAAATTTTATTCAGCAAGCGGTTGAACTGCTGGAAAAAAACGAAGACGTTAAAGTAGTAAATTGCAAAGTCGGACTTTTTGGAACAAAAAATGGTATTTTACCTGTTGAAACCTATTCATTGGAGAAGTTGCTGGCAAGAAACTTTATTGTTGTTTCAGCGATTTTCAGAAGATCGGATTTTGAACAAACAGAGGGATACAATCCGAACATGAGAGAAGGTTTTGAGGACTGGGATTTTTGGATAGCCTTGTTAAAAGACGGAGGTGCTGTTCATACCTTAAATGACCTCGGCTTTTTTTATCGGATTAAAAGAAATTCAAGAAATGCTTCCGTAATCTCACGCCGGGAGCATTACCGTAAACTGAGGCATCAAATTTATCTAAATCATCAGGATATTTATTCAAAACACTTACTGGATCCCCAGGAATCTTTTGAATATGAACTTATTACTCAGTCGCGTGAATACAAGTTAGGAACACTACTGCTTAAGCCCATACGAACTCTTTATCGTTTATTCCATTGA
- a CDS encoding capsule assembly Wzi family protein, translating to MYTKYKHLIFFSILFFIGIGSSRAQSLSLNKQNLNDYYRRQQLLGNVDSTISFTSRPLFSEALEMDDIFDPENTLENSSLTNSNSTFTFHKGRGKFTLLPVSILNQYNSHHPEGINDGSMIPARGAQMRADLGFYFKYSLLSITFNPELVYAHNKLYDGFPSGYKTTLNLQFPASKGTIDLPERIGGFHYTKFLSGQSSVRLTYKPVSIGLSNENLWWGPGYKNSLLMTNSASGFLHLTLNTVRPIKTPIGSFEGQIIGGRLEESGYIEGLPDDWRYLNAMVLSYQPRWVPGLFLGFTRSFQIYSEDMGSGLSDYLPVFSFLSKSSNGSNEEVDSQRQDQLISMFARWLFPESHAEIYFEYGREDHSWDLRDFLMEPTHTSAYILGAHKLLGFKGKRYFQIRGEITQMTLSQTTLNRNRDYSNPLANAWYYHHQVVHGYTHKGQLLGAGIDPGSNTQTLEVSWNKELKQVGIEFERYVHNNNFWYESIKDFRANWVDLSTSVFANWDYKNFLVYGKIKLVSSRNYQWLYEPTFAEVQADYWTHPDNTFNLHTQLGISYRF from the coding sequence ATGTACACAAAATATAAACACCTGATTTTCTTTTCTATACTATTTTTTATTGGCATAGGAAGTAGTAGGGCTCAATCCTTATCCTTAAACAAACAAAATCTGAATGACTATTACCGTCGTCAGCAATTACTGGGGAATGTGGATTCGACCATTTCTTTTACCTCCCGGCCTTTATTCTCGGAAGCACTTGAGATGGATGATATCTTCGATCCTGAAAATACATTGGAAAATTCCAGTCTTACCAACTCTAACAGCACCTTTACCTTTCATAAAGGAAGGGGGAAATTCACGCTGCTACCCGTGAGCATACTGAACCAATACAACAGCCATCATCCGGAGGGGATCAATGATGGTTCGATGATTCCGGCACGGGGAGCACAAATGCGCGCCGACCTGGGTTTCTATTTTAAATACAGCCTACTCAGTATAACCTTTAATCCGGAATTGGTGTATGCCCACAATAAATTATACGATGGTTTTCCATCCGGCTATAAAACTACTTTAAATTTGCAATTTCCCGCATCAAAAGGAACAATTGATTTGCCGGAACGTATAGGAGGATTTCATTACACAAAGTTTTTGTCAGGACAGAGTAGCGTACGCTTAACGTACAAGCCTGTCTCCATTGGGCTGTCGAATGAAAACCTCTGGTGGGGTCCGGGTTATAAAAACTCCCTGCTCATGACCAATTCGGCATCCGGTTTTTTACACCTTACTTTAAATACGGTACGCCCCATAAAAACCCCAATTGGTTCTTTCGAAGGACAAATCATTGGTGGAAGGCTCGAAGAATCGGGATACATAGAAGGTTTACCGGATGACTGGCGCTATTTAAATGCCATGGTACTGAGCTACCAACCCCGTTGGGTACCGGGTTTGTTTTTAGGCTTTACCCGAAGTTTTCAAATCTACTCGGAGGATATGGGGTCAGGATTATCTGATTATCTGCCTGTATTTAGTTTTCTTTCAAAAAGTTCGAATGGTTCCAATGAAGAAGTGGACAGTCAGCGACAGGATCAGCTAATCTCTATGTTTGCACGGTGGCTTTTCCCCGAATCGCATGCCGAGATATATTTTGAGTATGGGCGAGAAGACCATTCCTGGGACTTGCGCGACTTTTTAATGGAGCCAACACATACTTCTGCTTATATTCTTGGAGCACACAAATTATTAGGCTTTAAAGGGAAACGTTATTTCCAGATACGGGGAGAAATTACCCAGATGACTTTAAGTCAGACAACCCTGAATAGAAACCGTGACTATTCAAATCCTTTAGCCAACGCCTGGTATTACCATCATCAGGTTGTTCATGGCTACACCCATAAGGGGCAATTATTAGGTGCAGGAATTGATCCAGGAAGCAATACACAAACGTTAGAAGTTAGCTGGAATAAAGAGCTAAAACAAGTGGGAATTGAATTTGAACGTTATGTACACAATAATAATTTCTGGTACGAATCCATTAAGGACTTCCGGGCCAACTGGGTGGATTTAAGCACTTCGGTTTTTGCCAACTGGGATTATAAAAACTTTTTGGTGTATGGAAAAATAAAGCTGGTGAGCAGCAGAAACTACCAGTGGCTGTACGAACCCACATTTGCCGAAGTACAAGCCGATTATTGGACACATCCTGACAACACTTTTAACCTGCATACGCAATTGGGTATATCCTACCGATTCTGA
- a CDS encoding capsule assembly Wzi family protein codes for MTRKYYLLIALILVVTEQVGAQALSSNFDQLEDYYRREQLLGNIEADYSFVSYPLFPVEAFGVRDSHRPDETTGSFFNRDVNELLGKSLPSDLSLKLLPLVWTNQYNSHHPEDWNDGTMIPAKGYQTFVSGGLYFKVAFGENLPSLSAKIQPEYVYTPNPEYDGFPLTRENPELATLRWAQYYFNTLNYIDQPERFGEDAYNQFNWGQSSVRINYKSISLGFSNENLWWGPGRRNSLLMTNTAPGFRHYTLNTIRPIRTPVGSFEGQIVIGNLKASGYPPPNHEVTDHNGMLFYSPKRQDDRYFNGMILNYSPKWVKGLHLGLIRSFQMYKIDMDDSFDAYLPIFSSFREKKLQEQAEDTEEGQLSNHQKRDSYNSFFMRYVWPKAHVEIYAEYGLADNHWDGRDFVVEMDHSRAFNYGFRKLIELHSEGEVIQVGMEITHLAKNPTSVLRGSQGVYQQGSKTWYTGVGVRQGYTHQGQLLGAGIGPGSNLLSFNVGWNKGLKAIGMQLERYAHNEDFHNEIVKDIRMHWVDLAAALNGSWDYKNLLFSLNLKFVGAKNYQWVYDFNWNEYWDNSRGDDVFNFHGKLGIMYRF; via the coding sequence ATGACCAGGAAATATTATCTATTAATAGCTTTAATCCTTGTTGTTACCGAACAAGTTGGGGCGCAAGCGCTCTCAAGCAACTTTGATCAGTTGGAAGACTATTACCGAAGAGAACAATTACTCGGTAATATAGAGGCGGATTATTCTTTTGTATCCTATCCCCTCTTCCCTGTTGAAGCCTTTGGAGTTAGAGATTCGCACCGGCCAGATGAAACCACCGGAAGTTTTTTTAACAGGGATGTTAATGAGCTTTTGGGCAAAAGTTTGCCCTCAGATCTCTCGCTAAAACTTCTTCCTTTGGTTTGGACCAATCAATACAATTCGCACCATCCTGAAGACTGGAACGATGGGACTATGATTCCTGCCAAAGGTTATCAGACCTTTGTTAGCGGTGGCCTCTATTTTAAGGTTGCCTTTGGCGAAAATCTACCTTCTCTTTCTGCAAAAATACAACCGGAATATGTCTACACTCCCAATCCGGAGTATGATGGGTTCCCGTTAACACGTGAAAATCCGGAGCTGGCTACTTTAAGATGGGCCCAATATTATTTTAATACCTTAAATTACATCGATCAGCCGGAACGTTTTGGCGAAGATGCCTACAACCAGTTTAACTGGGGGCAAAGCAGTGTGCGTATTAACTACAAATCCATTTCACTGGGTTTTTCCAATGAAAATCTCTGGTGGGGCCCCGGCAGACGGAATAGCCTTTTAATGACCAACACGGCACCCGGTTTTCGCCATTATACCCTAAATACCATCCGTCCCATTCGCACACCTGTAGGTTCATTTGAAGGACAAATTGTAATTGGAAATTTAAAAGCTTCGGGATACCCTCCTCCCAATCACGAAGTAACAGACCATAACGGCATGCTCTTTTATTCGCCCAAACGTCAGGACGACCGTTATTTTAACGGGATGATCCTGAATTACAGTCCAAAGTGGGTAAAAGGTCTTCACCTGGGTTTAATACGTAGTTTCCAGATGTATAAGATCGATATGGACGACTCTTTCGACGCCTACCTTCCCATTTTCAGCTCGTTTCGTGAAAAGAAATTACAAGAGCAGGCAGAAGACACAGAGGAAGGACAATTGAGCAATCACCAGAAAAGAGACTCCTACAATTCCTTTTTTATGCGTTACGTCTGGCCCAAAGCACATGTTGAAATATATGCGGAATATGGCCTGGCCGACAATCATTGGGACGGAAGAGATTTTGTGGTAGAAATGGATCATTCAAGAGCCTTTAACTATGGGTTCAGAAAACTAATTGAACTCCATTCAGAGGGTGAAGTGATACAAGTGGGTATGGAAATCACTCATTTGGCAAAAAATCCAACTTCAGTATTAAGAGGAAGCCAGGGAGTTTATCAACAGGGAAGCAAAACCTGGTACACCGGTGTTGGTGTCCGGCAGGGGTATACCCACCAGGGACAACTGCTGGGTGCAGGAATTGGACCTGGCAGCAACCTATTAAGTTTTAATGTAGGCTGGAATAAAGGGTTAAAAGCAATTGGTATGCAACTGGAACGATATGCGCACAACGAAGATTTCCATAATGAAATTGTAAAGGATATACGAATGCACTGGGTAGATCTGGCAGCTGCACTAAACGGGAGCTGGGATTATAAAAACCTGTTATTTTCGCTGAATTTAAAATTTGTTGGAGCCAAAAACTACCAATGGGTGTATGACTTTAACTGGAATGAATACTGGGATAACAGCAGAGGCGATGATGTTTTTAATTTCCACGGGAAACTGGGAATTATGTACCGCTTCTAG
- a CDS encoding flippase yields MNKTASIKRNLFHNSLLLLSNLLFPFISFSYASRVLGPEAFGKIQFILVFAQYFVLLAAIGIPIYGVREIAKIRNDQAQISKTVSELLFLNGISSFLLLLVYLVILFFVPWFHDDLQLYMLGGLIVISAFSNLDWYYNGMEQFRFLSMRSISIKALSLVALFVFVKSKEDLLVYFAVVIFSILANHLWNLWGIRNIISFHFKTLELKHHLPALLILLGTSVSISIYSVIDTLLLGFLADDTAVGLYTAAVKINKITIPVLIALGTVLIPRITQSLESRDKIQVDKLINQSFAFTCLLGVPVSFGLFLFANEFIISISGLEFANAALTMKISAPLALIIGIAHIFGFQLLIPAGYERKYLWATLAGMCVSIVLNLLLISSFKDKGAAVATVTSEIVVTGIAGYFAHKFIKFKLDWGMLSKAFLSCLLFIPIAYGVRTISDNEVICLLIAVLLSALVYFGIQAWVFKNPLIDEAFVFAKTKGWIPAVLVKEKRQDKEY; encoded by the coding sequence ACAGCATCTATAAAAAGGAATTTATTTCACAATAGTCTGCTCTTGTTGAGCAACTTATTGTTTCCCTTTATCAGCTTTTCCTATGCGTCGCGGGTATTGGGTCCCGAAGCTTTTGGAAAGATTCAGTTTATACTGGTATTTGCCCAATACTTTGTTTTACTGGCAGCCATTGGAATACCCATTTACGGCGTACGTGAAATTGCAAAAATCCGAAACGACCAGGCTCAAATAAGCAAAACAGTTTCCGAACTGCTGTTTTTAAATGGTATCAGTTCGTTTCTTTTGCTTTTGGTATACCTGGTAATTTTGTTTTTTGTTCCCTGGTTTCACGATGATCTTCAGCTTTATATGCTGGGAGGTTTAATTGTTATAAGTGCCTTCTCGAACCTCGACTGGTATTACAACGGCATGGAGCAATTTCGCTTTTTATCCATGCGCTCCATAAGCATAAAGGCACTTTCCTTAGTGGCGCTCTTTGTATTTGTAAAATCCAAGGAAGATCTGCTGGTCTATTTTGCGGTGGTTATTTTTTCAATCTTAGCCAACCACCTATGGAATTTATGGGGAATCCGAAATATTATCTCCTTTCATTTCAAAACCCTGGAACTAAAACATCACCTTCCGGCTTTGCTAATCTTGCTGGGCACTTCGGTATCCATTAGCATTTATTCGGTTATCGATACTTTGTTGCTGGGTTTTCTGGCCGACGATACCGCAGTGGGACTTTATACGGCAGCCGTAAAGATCAATAAAATTACCATTCCGGTACTGATAGCGCTGGGTACGGTATTAATACCCCGTATCACACAAAGCCTGGAGAGTAGAGACAAAATTCAGGTGGATAAGTTGATTAACCAATCCTTTGCTTTTACCTGTTTACTGGGTGTGCCCGTTAGTTTTGGGCTTTTTCTTTTTGCAAATGAGTTTATTATTTCTATTTCAGGGTTGGAATTTGCCAATGCAGCACTGACCATGAAAATAAGTGCACCTTTGGCACTGATAATAGGAATTGCCCATATTTTTGGTTTTCAACTGTTAATTCCGGCCGGTTACGAACGAAAATACCTCTGGGCAACACTTGCGGGTATGTGCGTGAGCATTGTTTTAAACCTTTTGCTCATTAGCAGCTTTAAGGATAAAGGAGCAGCAGTGGCTACCGTTACCAGCGAAATTGTAGTGACTGGAATCGCGGGCTATTTTGCGCACAAATTCATAAAATTTAAACTGGATTGGGGAATGCTGTCCAAGGCTTTTCTGTCGTGTTTACTTTTTATTCCCATTGCCTATGGAGTACGTACGATCTCGGATAATGAAGTCATCTGCCTTTTAATTGCAGTTCTGCTGTCGGCTTTGGTGTATTTTGGTATACAAGCCTGGGTATTTAAAAACCCCTTAATCGATGAAGCTTTTGTATTTGCCAAAACAAAAGGATGGATCCCGGCTGTTTTGGTGAAAGAAAAAAGACAGGATAAGGAATATTGA